The Papaver somniferum cultivar HN1 chromosome 3, ASM357369v1, whole genome shotgun sequence genome includes a region encoding these proteins:
- the LOC113357690 gene encoding GATA transcription factor 6-like → MECVFQANAMKKSFYQPGFVAEEFLGSNNGNTNCGFGDDTSFVDEFLNFSKEEEQDDEEFVEEKDCVSVSSQENSTEVSFKDAFDSLGSSELCVPTDDLADLEWVSHFVDDSFNQEFSFSCPKATTTTTNQELKTQTPKESNSSYSSVPISGISSLKTFSVPPKRSRTKRARTTNGRRIWSLGSPPSFSESSSTTTSSSSTSSSSPTSTLMFTKPQTLDFLYYQPEKKKQKPKSKSYENQNPQLQQQQQQYQRRCSHCGVQKTPQWRTGPMGAKTLCNACGVRFKSGRLLPEYRPACSPTFSSDVHSNNHRKVLEMRKKKEIITGSDSGMVPAVQSF, encoded by the exons ATGGAGTGTGTTTTTCAAGCAAACGCCATGAAGAAAAGTTTTTACCAACCAGGGTTTGTTGCAGAGGAATTCTTGGGTAGTAATAATGGAAATACAAATTGTGGGTTTGGTGATGAtacttcttttgttgatgaatttcttaatttttctaaagaagaagaacaagatgatgaagaatttgttgaagaaaAAGATTGTGTCTCTGTTTCTTCCCAAGAAAATAGTACTGAGGTTTCTTTTAAGGACGCCTTTGATTCTCTTGGTAGTAGTGAACTATGCGTTCCG ACGGATGATTTAGCAGACTTAGAATGGGTATCTCATTTTGTTGATGATTCATTCAATCAAGAATTCTCTTTTTCATGTCCAAAAGcgactacaacaacaacaaaccaaGAACTCAAAACACAAACCCCAAAAGAGAGCAACTCCTCCTATTCATCAGTACCAATATCAGGAATTTCATCTTTAAAAACTTTTTCGGTACCACCAAAACGTTCAAGAACAAAACGTGCTAGAACAACAAATGGAAGAAGAATTTGGTCACTTGGTTCACCACCATCCTTTTCAGAATCCTcgtcaacaacaacatcttcatcgtcaacttcatcatcatctccaaCTTCAACTCTCATGTTTACGAAACCTCAAACCTTAGATTTTCTTTACTATCAACccgagaagaagaaacagaaacccaagtcaaaatcatatgaaaatcaaaacccacagcttcagcaacagcaacaacaatatCAACGTCGCTGTAGTCATTGTGGAGTACAGAAAACACCACAGTGGAGAACGGGCCCAATGGGTGCAAAAACACTGTGTAATGCTTGTGGTGTCCGTTTTAAGTCAGGTCGACTTTTACCCGAATATCGACCCGCTTGTAGTCCTACCTTTTCAAGTGATGTTCATTCGAATAATCATCGTAAAGTTCTTGAGATGCGTAAGAAGAAAGAAATCATCACTGGTTCAGATTCTGGTATGGTTCCCGCGGTTCAGAGTTTTTGA